A window of the Thalassospira sp. TSL5-1 genome harbors these coding sequences:
- a CDS encoding SDR family oxidoreductase produces MKIVILGGYGVFGSRLAELLLRDGHDVVVAGRHRAKAKACANDLGCAALEVDLHACPERIFSVAPDMVVDAAGPFHTYRDDPYKIARMCLDHGADYLDLSDDAAFTTGITVLNGPARQNNRCLLSGVSTVPGISSAIASDLCDGLDAVLLIESAILPGNRAPRGMSVITGIVGQLGTVSRVWRGGVWCDQACWSDARNLRLAPDIKRTARFIEVPDIRLFPGFFNARSVMFRAGMELGILNAAMSWVGKLRRRWMFDVTPFRVGIIRKMADMLRPFGTDRGGMEVVVIGTKDGETVRRCWRLIAEAGDGPYIPAIAARAVIRNRVLGQVAAGARPCLAETSRPQTEQAMTDLSVSFQMDENPVRPLFQSVLRDRWFLLPSEIRALHSVHDVESFSGQAEVIRGRSLIARAIAWFFGFPPASQKCAVSVTKTRIETGEIWQRNFGGRIFRSRCCSAATPYRFCEGFGVFNYEMDVDATNAGIQLPVRRGWFMGVPLPRFLLPKSDSREYVQNGIFHFDVKLSAPLGIGLIVRYRGSLHPDGKGHSPGHGGVES; encoded by the coding sequence ATGAAAATCGTCATTCTTGGCGGCTATGGTGTTTTTGGCTCGCGTCTGGCCGAACTTTTGCTGCGCGATGGGCATGATGTGGTTGTTGCCGGGCGTCATCGGGCCAAAGCCAAGGCATGTGCGAATGATCTTGGTTGTGCTGCTTTGGAAGTCGATCTGCATGCTTGCCCGGAACGCATATTTTCCGTTGCGCCGGATATGGTGGTGGATGCTGCCGGACCCTTTCATACCTATCGCGATGATCCTTATAAAATCGCGCGGATGTGCCTTGATCATGGTGCGGATTATCTTGATCTGTCCGACGATGCGGCCTTTACCACTGGCATAACCGTGCTGAATGGTCCGGCACGCCAGAATAACAGATGCCTGCTCTCAGGGGTGTCTACCGTGCCGGGTATATCGTCCGCTATCGCATCTGATTTGTGTGACGGGCTTGATGCGGTTTTGTTGATTGAAAGCGCGATTTTACCGGGAAATCGCGCGCCGCGCGGCATGTCGGTGATCACTGGCATTGTTGGCCAATTGGGCACGGTTTCGCGTGTCTGGCGTGGCGGTGTCTGGTGCGATCAGGCGTGCTGGAGTGACGCCCGAAACTTGCGTCTTGCCCCGGACATAAAACGTACGGCGCGGTTTATCGAGGTGCCTGATATTCGCCTTTTCCCGGGCTTCTTTAACGCAAGGTCGGTGATGTTTCGTGCCGGGATGGAATTGGGCATTTTGAACGCGGCGATGTCTTGGGTTGGGAAACTGCGCCGTCGCTGGATGTTCGATGTAACGCCTTTTCGTGTCGGTATCATCCGCAAGATGGCGGATATGCTCCGGCCCTTTGGCACGGACCGTGGGGGCATGGAGGTTGTTGTTATTGGCACCAAGGACGGTGAAACGGTCCGGCGGTGCTGGCGTTTGATTGCAGAAGCTGGTGATGGCCCGTATATCCCGGCCATCGCCGCGCGTGCGGTGATTCGCAACCGTGTTTTGGGTCAGGTGGCGGCAGGTGCGCGCCCCTGTCTTGCGGAAACCAGCCGCCCTCAGACCGAACAGGCGATGACGGACCTGTCTGTATCCTTTCAGATGGACGAAAATCCCGTGCGCCCTCTTTTTCAATCTGTGCTGCGGGACCGATGGTTTCTTTTGCCGTCTGAAATTCGGGCGTTGCATTCGGTCCATGATGTGGAAAGTTTTTCGGGGCAGGCCGAAGTCATCCGGGGGCGTTCCCTGATTGCGCGCGCGATTGCCTGGTTTTTTGGTTTTCCACCGGCCAGTCAGAAATGTGCGGTGAGCGTCACAAAAACCCGTATCGAAACAGGCGAGATCTGGCAGCGCAATTTTGGCGGGAGAATTTTCCGGTCACGTTGCTGTAGCGCTGCGACACCCTATCGCTTTTGCGAGGGTTTTGGGGTGTTTAATTATGAAATGGATGTGGATGCGACTAATGCGGGTATTCAATTGCCGGTGCGTCGCGGATGGTTCATGGGGGTTCCGTTGCCACGTTTTTTGCTGCCCAAAAGCGACAGCCGTGAATATGTGCAAAATGGCATTTTCCATTTCGATGTAAAGTTAAGCGCGCCGTTGGGAATTGGTTTGATTGTGCGATATCGCGGGTCTTTGCATCCTGATGGCAAGGGGCATTCGCCTGGGCATGGCGGTGTCGAAAGTTGA
- a CDS encoding malonyl-CoA decarboxylase codes for MSRMSVRNWISSIADRGRELLDLPLSAPQDPFMRLATLCHDLVSQKGEARGTALAREVVRGWENLAESEHLRFFTMMQNEFSADRIAVIEAAEAYKADPNESNLAALTQASEPARQELLRRINMAPGGTRAIVDMRNSLLNALKENRHLEPLNADMQHLLTSWFNRGFLELRHIDWETSASILEKLIRYEAVHEIQGWDDLRRRLADDRKCFAFFHPAMPDDPLIFVEVALVHGLADSVQALLAPEIDETAQSKANTAIFYSISNCQTGLRGISFGNFLIKQVVEELKREFPKLEQFATLSPIPGFMGWLRTRQKSDNDDAKQAAEILTAMEDDSWVNDAARAEALKKPTLQLCARYLAHAKRGKAPLDPTARFHLGNGARLERLNWMGDISTKGLRQSGGIMVNYAYHLNDIERNHESLVNDGKIALSRAVSQLAGNQG; via the coding sequence ATGTCGCGAATGTCCGTTCGTAACTGGATTTCATCCATCGCCGATCGCGGGCGCGAGCTGCTTGACCTGCCGCTGAGCGCCCCGCAGGACCCGTTCATGCGCCTGGCAACGCTATGCCATGATCTAGTGTCGCAAAAGGGCGAAGCCCGTGGTACGGCCCTGGCCCGCGAAGTGGTGCGGGGCTGGGAAAATCTGGCGGAAAGCGAGCATCTGCGTTTTTTCACCATGATGCAGAACGAATTTTCCGCCGACCGCATTGCCGTGATTGAAGCCGCAGAGGCCTATAAAGCCGATCCCAATGAAAGCAACCTTGCAGCATTGACCCAGGCATCGGAACCTGCCCGCCAGGAGCTGCTGCGCCGCATTAATATGGCACCGGGCGGCACCCGCGCCATTGTCGATATGCGTAATTCCCTCCTCAATGCGCTTAAGGAAAACCGCCATCTTGAACCCCTTAATGCCGATATGCAGCACCTGCTGACAAGCTGGTTTAACCGGGGTTTTCTGGAACTGCGCCATATTGACTGGGAAACATCGGCATCGATCCTGGAAAAACTGATCCGCTATGAAGCGGTACATGAAATTCAGGGCTGGGATGATTTGCGCCGCCGCCTGGCCGATGACCGCAAATGTTTTGCCTTTTTCCACCCCGCCATGCCCGATGACCCGCTGATTTTTGTCGAGGTGGCCCTGGTGCATGGCCTGGCCGATAGTGTGCAGGCCCTGCTGGCCCCTGAAATTGATGAAACCGCGCAATCCAAAGCCAATACCGCCATTTTCTATTCGATCAGCAACTGCCAGACCGGCCTGCGCGGCATTTCCTTTGGCAATTTCCTGATCAAACAGGTGGTCGAGGAACTGAAGCGCGAGTTTCCCAAACTCGAACAATTTGCCACCCTGTCGCCGATTCCCGGTTTTATGGGCTGGCTGCGCACGCGGCAAAAATCCGACAATGACGATGCCAAGCAGGCCGCAGAAATCCTGACCGCAATGGAAGATGACAGTTGGGTAAATGATGCCGCCCGTGCCGAGGCGCTTAAAAAACCAACCCTACAACTTTGTGCACGATACCTTGCCCATGCCAAGCGTGGCAAAGCGCCGCTGGACCCAACCGCGCGCTTTCATCTTGGCAATGGCGCGCGTCTGGAACGCCTGAACTGGATGGGTGACATTTCAACCAAGGGATTGCGCCAGTCGGGCGGGATCATGGTGAATTACGCCTACCATCTGAATGATATTGAACGAAACCACGAATCACTGGTTAATGACGGCAAAATCGCGCTCTCGCGTGCCGTTTCACAGCTTGCCGGAAATCAAGGATAG
- a CDS encoding TlyA family RNA methyltransferase — MAKKQRLDQMLVDRGMVESLAKAQAHIMAGDVFTREQRLDKPGMQVRDDISLTLRGQPHPWVSRGGLKLEKGLTEFDIDVTGFTSIDVGCSTGGFTDVLLQKGAAKVYAIDVGQGQLDWKLRNDERVVVMEKTNARHVTAEMIADPVDIVVCDASFIGLRTVLPASMERVKPGGYLVALIKPQFEVGKERVGKKGVVREPELHQEVCDTISDWLANLPGWRVLGLATSPITGPEGNVEFLIGGRKDGTVA, encoded by the coding sequence ATGGCAAAAAAACAACGTTTGGATCAGATGCTTGTCGACCGGGGCATGGTCGAAAGCCTTGCAAAAGCCCAGGCTCATATCATGGCCGGGGATGTGTTTACCCGCGAGCAGCGCCTCGACAAACCCGGCATGCAGGTGCGCGACGACATATCGCTCACCCTGCGCGGGCAGCCCCACCCTTGGGTCTCGCGCGGCGGGCTGAAGCTGGAAAAGGGACTGACGGAATTTGACATCGATGTCACCGGTTTTACCAGCATTGATGTTGGCTGCTCCACGGGTGGTTTTACCGATGTATTGCTGCAAAAGGGGGCAGCAAAGGTTTATGCCATTGATGTCGGGCAGGGCCAGCTTGACTGGAAGCTGCGCAATGATGAGCGTGTGGTGGTGATGGAAAAAACCAATGCCCGCCATGTCACGGCAGAAATGATTGCCGATCCTGTTGATATTGTTGTGTGTGATGCCAGCTTTATTGGTCTGCGCACGGTTTTGCCCGCCAGCATGGAACGGGTAAAGCCCGGCGGTTATCTGGTCGCGCTGATCAAACCGCAATTCGAGGTCGGCAAGGAACGGGTGGGCAAAAAGGGTGTCGTGCGTGAACCCGAACTGCACCAGGAAGTATGTGATACGATTTCCGACTGGCTGGCAAATTTGCCCGGTTGGCGCGTTCTGGGCCTTGCCACCAGCCCGATCACCGGCCCGGAAGGCAATGTCGAATTTCTGATTGGCGGGCGCAAGGATGGCACAGTTGCCTGA
- a CDS encoding TRAP transporter large permease codes for MDPLLLAALVGIATTLVLFSGIPVGIGLLVISVGFIMIFDGVGSLPLLPEILFGKLESFEVLAIPMFILMGAVVASSRAGGDLYSALDRWLTRVPGGLVISNLGACAIFSALSGSSPATCAAIGKMGIPAMRERGFPDTVASGSIAAGGTLGILIPPSVTMIIYGISTETSIGRLFLAGLLPGLMVTALFMAWSLYSTWQQGHAGTALASVSYSWKEKFEILPRILPFLVIIAAVLFALYGGVATPSETAGVGALFCLLTAVVVYRMWQPGKIWHILRDTTRESVMILLIIGAAGLFSYMLSSLFITQSIAHWISDLDVNRWVLMAFINVFLLISGFFLPPVAVILMSAPILLPVIINAGFDPYWFAVILTINMEIGLITPPVGLNLYVINGIAPDIRLQTILKGAMPYVGCMFVAIIILCIFPEIATWLPNAMIGGGR; via the coding sequence ATGGATCCCCTGCTTCTTGCTGCCCTTGTCGGCATCGCGACCACCCTTGTTCTTTTCTCCGGCATTCCGGTGGGCATTGGCCTGCTGGTGATCAGTGTCGGCTTTATCATGATCTTTGATGGCGTCGGTTCGCTGCCGCTATTGCCCGAAATTCTGTTTGGCAAACTGGAAAGTTTTGAAGTTCTTGCCATTCCCATGTTTATTCTAATGGGGGCGGTTGTGGCCTCCTCGCGCGCAGGCGGCGATCTTTATTCGGCGCTGGACCGCTGGCTGACCCGCGTTCCTGGCGGCCTGGTCATTTCCAATCTGGGGGCGTGTGCCATCTTTTCTGCCCTGTCCGGGTCATCCCCGGCGACCTGTGCCGCAATTGGCAAAATGGGCATTCCCGCCATGCGCGAACGCGGCTTTCCCGACACCGTGGCATCGGGGTCGATTGCGGCAGGCGGTACGCTTGGCATTCTGATCCCGCCCAGCGTCACCATGATCATTTATGGCATTTCCACCGAAACTTCGATTGGCCGCCTGTTTCTGGCAGGTTTGCTGCCAGGCCTGATGGTGACGGCCCTGTTTATGGCATGGTCGCTTTATTCCACATGGCAACAGGGCCATGCGGGCACCGCGCTAGCATCGGTTTCCTATAGCTGGAAAGAAAAATTCGAAATCCTGCCGCGCATTCTGCCCTTTCTGGTCATTATTGCAGCGGTATTGTTCGCGCTTTATGGCGGGGTGGCGACGCCATCGGAAACGGCGGGGGTTGGTGCACTGTTCTGCCTGCTCACGGCCGTTGTGGTTTACCGGATGTGGCAGCCTGGCAAAATCTGGCACATCCTGCGCGATACGACGCGTGAATCCGTGATGATTCTGCTGATCATCGGCGCGGCAGGATTGTTTAGCTATATGCTGTCGAGCCTGTTCATCACCCAGTCCATCGCCCACTGGATTTCGGACCTTGATGTTAATCGCTGGGTTTTGATGGCATTTATCAATGTGTTTTTGCTGATCAGCGGGTTTTTCCTGCCCCCCGTCGCTGTCATCCTGATGTCGGCACCCATCCTGCTGCCGGTGATCATCAATGCCGGGTTTGACCCGTACTGGTTTGCCGTGATCCTGACGATCAATATGGAAATCGGCCTGATCACCCCGCCGGTTGGCCTGAACCTGTATGTGATTAACGGCATTGCGCCGGATATCCGCCTGCAAACCATCCTGAAGGGTGCGATGCCCTATGTTGGCTGCATGTTTGTTGCCATCATCATCCTGTGCATTTTCCCTGAAATTGCCACCTGGCTGCCCAACGCCATGATCGGAGGAGGCCGCTAA
- a CDS encoding TRAP transporter small permease — protein sequence MSNAAPHSPSLPIDMPEPYGSTRIVQTKSSNSPFPPPPDIEPLPTEPKAGKAQIPPSPTGAVGSFIHGVHLLSKICGAASAAMFTIAMLIICQLVYMRYVLNASTVWQTEAVIFLMIGATLVGLPYVQMIRGHVNVDLLPMYLKRGNRKILAVIILLFGLAISGLFGFYGIELVIDAYEGGWRSETVWGVALWKPYSALPIGFCLLFLQFLADLLGLITNRTTPFDIPEDAV from the coding sequence GTGAGCAACGCCGCCCCCCATTCCCCGTCACTTCCGATTGACATGCCCGAACCTTACGGGAGTACCCGGATTGTGCAGACAAAATCGTCAAACTCGCCGTTTCCGCCGCCGCCAGATATTGAACCACTCCCCACTGAACCAAAGGCGGGCAAGGCACAGATTCCGCCTTCACCAACGGGGGCCGTTGGCTCCTTCATTCATGGTGTGCATCTGCTCTCAAAGATATGCGGTGCGGCCTCTGCGGCCATGTTCACCATCGCCATGCTGATCATTTGTCAGCTGGTTTATATGCGCTATGTGCTCAATGCCTCCACGGTCTGGCAAACAGAGGCGGTGATTTTCCTGATGATCGGCGCAACCCTGGTCGGCCTGCCTTATGTGCAAATGATCCGCGGTCATGTGAATGTTGACCTGCTGCCGATGTATCTGAAACGCGGCAATCGTAAAATTCTTGCCGTGATCATTTTATTGTTCGGTCTGGCGATTAGCGGCTTGTTTGGTTTCTATGGGATTGAACTGGTCATTGACGCCTATGAAGGCGGCTGGCGGTCCGAAACAGTCTGGGGCGTTGCACTGTGGAAACCCTATAGCGCCCTGCCCATTGGTTTTTGCCTGCTGTTTTTGCAATTCCTGGCCGATCTTTTGGGCCTGATCACGAACCGCACTACGCCCTTCGACATCCCCGAAGACGCCGTATAA
- the dctP gene encoding TRAP transporter substrate-binding protein DctP, with amino-acid sequence MMKIFSSSLKASVAALAMAATAFGMSNIASATTLKLSHQWSTSDVRHKVAEIIAKEVKAANVDLDIQIFPSGSLFKAKEQWTPMERGQLDMIVYPLAYAGGRHPEFNLTLMPALIKNHDHANRMNKSEFMDRLEKILNDSGVVTVAHGWLAGGFASTKGCIRTPDDVKGLQIRAAGKSFEQMLQGAGASIAAMPSSEIYPAMQTGVLDATNTSSSSFVSYRIYEQVKCYTPAGANALWFMYQPVLMSKKSYDALNDAQKDALAAAAEKAEAYYDAEGRNEDETSVKVFKENGVEIADLTDEDFQKWQDLAKETSYAEFVKETPGGQELLDLALSVK; translated from the coding sequence ATGATGAAGATTTTTAGCTCGTCTCTCAAGGCATCGGTCGCAGCCCTTGCAATGGCGGCAACCGCCTTTGGCATGTCCAATATTGCCTCAGCCACCACCCTTAAACTGTCCCATCAATGGTCCACCAGCGATGTCCGCCACAAGGTGGCGGAAATCATTGCCAAAGAGGTCAAGGCTGCCAATGTGGATCTGGATATCCAGATTTTCCCGTCCGGTTCGCTGTTCAAGGCCAAAGAGCAGTGGACGCCAATGGAACGCGGCCAGCTTGACATGATTGTTTATCCGCTGGCTTATGCCGGTGGCCGCCACCCCGAATTCAACCTGACCCTGATGCCCGCCCTGATCAAAAACCATGATCACGCCAACCGGATGAACAAATCCGAATTCATGGATCGCCTGGAAAAGATCCTGAATGACAGCGGTGTTGTCACTGTGGCGCACGGCTGGCTGGCCGGTGGCTTTGCCTCGACCAAGGGCTGCATTCGCACCCCGGACGACGTTAAAGGCCTGCAAATCCGTGCGGCGGGTAAATCATTTGAACAAATGCTGCAGGGGGCTGGTGCCTCCATCGCCGCGATGCCCAGTTCAGAAATCTATCCGGCAATGCAGACTGGCGTTCTTGATGCCACCAACACAAGTTCGTCCAGCTTTGTTTCCTATCGTATCTATGAACAGGTTAAATGCTACACCCCGGCAGGTGCTAATGCCCTGTGGTTCATGTATCAGCCGGTTCTGATGTCAAAGAAAAGCTATGACGCCCTGAACGACGCCCAAAAAGATGCCTTGGCCGCAGCGGCAGAAAAGGCCGAAGCCTACTATGATGCCGAAGGCCGCAACGAAGACGAAACAAGCGTCAAGGTCTTCAAGGAAAACGGTGTAGAAATTGCAGACCTGACCGATGAAGACTTCCAGAAATGGCAGGATCTGGCGAAGGAAACCTCCTATGCCGAATTCGTCAAGGAAACCCCAGGCGGCCAGGAACTTCTTGATCTCGCCCTGTCGGTAAAATGA
- a CDS encoding GntR family transcriptional regulator has protein sequence MARNGKLAEELVQALERDIVTGVLQPGDRLDERSLSERFNVSRTPVREALQSLARSGLVATLPRRGTVVASITIAELIEMFEVMAELEAMCARLAARRMAKADIDRLYELSAECDALRGQVDADAYYAANVRFHEAIYAGCRNSYLEKQTKTVRNRLSPYRRLQLHRPGRVEKSNNEHAEILDAIASGKADIAADLMRTHLAVQGEALNDLLAMVPRAFLEPLAS, from the coding sequence ATGGCGCGGAATGGTAAACTGGCGGAAGAACTGGTTCAGGCGCTGGAACGCGATATTGTAACGGGTGTGCTTCAACCCGGTGACCGCCTTGATGAACGCAGCCTGAGCGAGAGGTTCAATGTTTCGCGAACCCCGGTGCGCGAGGCATTGCAGTCTTTGGCGCGCAGCGGGCTGGTTGCGACCCTGCCACGTCGCGGTACTGTGGTGGCCTCGATTACCATTGCCGAACTGATTGAAATGTTCGAGGTCATGGCCGAGCTTGAGGCCATGTGTGCCCGCCTGGCCGCACGGCGCATGGCAAAGGCTGATATTGACAGGCTTTATGAACTGTCGGCCGAATGTGATGCCCTGCGCGGGCAGGTGGATGCCGATGCCTATTATGCCGCCAATGTACGCTTTCACGAGGCGATTTATGCCGGCTGTCGTAATTCCTATCTGGAAAAACAGACAAAAACCGTGCGCAACCGGCTTTCGCCCTATCGCCGGTTGCAGCTTCATCGTCCGGGCCGGGTGGAAAAATCCAATAATGAACATGCCGAAATTCTTGATGCCATCGCCAGCGGCAAGGCGGATATCGCGGCCGATTTGATGCGCACCCATCTTGCCGTACAGGGTGAAGCCCTGAATGATTTGCTGGCGATGGTGCCGCGTGCCTTTTTAGAGCCGTTGGCAAGTTAA
- a CDS encoding thiol-disulfide oxidoreductase DCC family protein, giving the protein MQAVRSQAPYGYRSDPSIPPFDDAGPITVMDGECALCSVGARMIARFDKAGEFRICRSQSPLGRALLSHYGMSADDPESWLLIMDGQAYGSLEAIIRAGRRIGGPGLCLQPLRLLPRPVQDWLYRIIARNRYRLFGRKDMCGIPDPELRARLME; this is encoded by the coding sequence ATGCAGGCTGTCAGGTCACAGGCTCCATATGGGTATCGGTCGGACCCGTCTATTCCACCGTTTGATGATGCCGGGCCAATCACGGTGATGGATGGCGAATGTGCACTGTGCTCCGTTGGTGCACGGATGATTGCGCGTTTTGACAAAGCCGGTGAATTTCGCATTTGCCGCAGTCAAAGCCCCCTTGGCCGGGCACTTCTTTCCCATTACGGCATGTCTGCCGACGATCCTGAAAGCTGGCTTTTGATTATGGATGGCCAGGCCTATGGCTCCCTTGAGGCCATTATTCGGGCGGGTCGGCGCATTGGTGGCCCTGGCCTGTGTTTGCAGCCCCTGCGCCTGTTGCCGCGCCCGGTTCAGGACTGGCTTTATCGCATTATTGCCCGTAACCGTTATCGTTTGTTTGGCCGGAAGGATATGTGTGGCATTCCCGATCCGGAACTTCGGGCAAGGTTGATGGAATGA